The nucleotide sequence TAAAGAAGTATGTGAATATTTCAGTAATTGAAGCTGGAGAGCATATCCTTACGATGTAAGACCCTTGAGACATCTTCAGCACTTTTCTGTAGCATTTGTAAAATATTCACTTTTGAATTTGTCATTTCTTTTATATTCAACTGAGTAGGAATTTCCTGGCAGCACTAGCACATATATTACAGATACCTTAGATCTGGTGATAATTTTTTTTCATGTTTCATGCAGGTTTGACAAAAGAATCACCAATTTTGCCGAGGATAAGTTCAAGAGGACAGGCATAGATTTGAAGACAAATTTTAAGGTCGTGAAGGTGTCTGATAAGACGATAACCATGAGTAATCCTTTAACTGGAGAGATTGCTGTTCCTTACGGCCTGGCTGTTTGGTCCACTGGAATCGGAACCCGTCCCATAATTATGGATTTCATGAAGCAAGTTGGTCAGGTATATCCCGGTCTGCATCCATAACAAATCATATTTCACTATTCACATTTAAGATGTTCAATACATTTTTTGTAGGCAAACAGGCGTGTGCTAGCAACTGATGAGTGGCTTAGGGTTCTTGGATGTGACAATGTATATGCACTTGGTGACTGTGCAACTATAAGTCAAAGAAAAGTGATGGTACGCGCATTGATCAATTTTGAAGTATCATTTTAGTTTACCATGTCAGATATTTCAACATTTGAGTTGGACTTGGAAGTTTTATATAGGAGTAACACTTTCAAGTTTTAGGGAATATTTTCTGTTGGTATGATGCTTTAATCGACATGAGTATCCTTTCTTTCTCTCTTGAGGTGGAAAAGTTTAGCTTCTTAGATGATAACCATTCTTCTGTCCCCCTATAGAAGAATGCTCTACATTTGTTTTAGCAAAAAAAATACCATGCTATGCCAACTAGTATACATGTTTATACTTGATGATTTTCCGGCATTTCAGTGGTTTCTGACATCTGTGTTTGATTATTATTCATTACAGGAAGATGTTGATTCAATCTTCCGGGTAGCAGACAAGGATAATTCTGGCACTCTGTCTGTAAAGAACATAAAAAATGTTCTTGGCGACATCTATCAAAGGTACCCACAGGTGGAGttgtatcttaaaaccaaccaaaTGAAGGGCTTCCATGACCTACTGAAAGACAAGGAGACAGAAGAACTGAACATTGAAGAATTCAAGAAAGCCCTTGCTCAAGTGGACTCGCAAGTCAAGATGCTCCCAGCAACAGCTCAGGTAATTCCTGTGTATGTCTTAGGAACTCAACATTGCCTACTATGCAGAGTGGCAAATCAACTTCAGCGTTGATGATATGCTAAGCATGTAATAATGATTATTCCATGCATCAGGTTGCTGCACAAGAGGGAGCTTATCTGGCAGATTGCTTCAATAGGATGAATACTTGTGAAGAAAATCCTGAAGGCCCTCTGAGGATTAGGGGCGCAGGGCGTCATCGGTTCAAACCTTTCAGGTAATAAATTGGACTGGTTAAAAGTAAACCTTGCATTTTTGCTGTGCAAGGTCAATAAAATGTAAATCTGATTTTTATTATCATCAAGTGCCAGTAAAGGTCTGTAGATATATGTTTGGCAGTTTAGCTATGTCACTCATCGTTCCAAATCAAAGAGGTGCTGATTTGTTGTAGAAATAGAAGAATTTCATTGTCATAGCTATAATTGATCATCCCAAATTGCACATGTACAGGTACAGGCATCTCGGCCAGTTTGCTCCGCTGGGTGGAGAGCAGACTGCTGCACAGCTGCCTGGTGATTGGGTACATGTAGGCCACAGCACTCAATGGCTGTGGTATTCTGTCTATGCAAGGTAAGTCTCTCGCTATCCAGTATGCTTTGTTCCTTCTCCACTTCAAGCACTGATTGGATGCTGGTTCTAATGGTTATTTATTTACTCTTTACCAAATACAGCAAGCAATTCAGCTGGCGCACACGGATGCTAGTTGTGACTGATTGGGGAAGGCGTTTCCTCTTTGGAAGGGACTCCAGCAGCCTATAAACTGAACTACAGATTGGGTAGTTCGTCTTCTTTTGCCATCTGAGGATCTGCTAGACTCTGATGCTGCCTTCATCATACCGCATCATTCGTTTCGTTCCACAATTTTGAGAGCTCAGTTCGTTAATAGCTTAGCAAGGTTTTGTTCGCAAATTTTGTTCTTGCCAGATACGGTTTATATCCTTTTTATGTCTTGTCTTAATACACCTGCATCGTTCAGGTGTCCCTAGTAGAGATGATCAGAGGACGACTTGTGTCCATCTCATTCATTACGAATATTTGCCCTTCTTTCATGAGAATACAGTCTAGATTCCTCTTTGTTAGAACGATTCATTTGTCTTTTCAAATGAAACTTTGGGCACGGCCGCTGAATAGGGAGCAATCGCCCTGGTTCTTGTGCCTGATTTTATTAATGTGATTCTCGCAGAGCATAATCAATCATCGGTTGATTACGACAACGTCAAATCCTTGGCTCCACTCCCCGCTCCTAGGTTGTGGATCCCCATGACTAATCGGGCGTTGACAACTTGTTTGAGAACAAACCGCACTCCGTACTGACCTCCCACGACACATCCAAGCTGGTTTAACAATGGTCAGTCCTCTGGACCCAGAGCTGAGTTGTGGAGTGGAGTTGATCCGAACAGGCACTAATTAGCATTCCACTGATCAACCTCCTGTACCAATGAATGCATGCGGTCGTCTTTTTCGCGGACCGTGGACTCGTGTTCAGTGCCGATGGAGAGGCGACTCTTCTCGGGTGGCCTCCTTGCTCTCTTGGAAAGGTCGCGTACAGCCGCCGTTGCTGCGCAGCCGGCTGTGCCATCGCGTAGTTGCCCACGCCTCGCGCTGTTCCATCCCGGCGACGCCGTGCACGCAGCCGTCGCTCGTTCTTGGGACGGCCTATCTCTTTCTCGTTTTGTGGCCTAATTACTCTCCGCAGAGAAAAGTGCCGGTAACGTGATTATAGAGACAAAAGTAACGAACAGCGATCTCATTATTGATAACGAATAGGCATCCGTTCGGTAACAAGTCGCGACATTTGCCAAAAGCAACTGTTGGTGATTAGGCAGGGATTAAAATCTTAATTAATTAATACAATTAATTCTCAACACTTCTGAGCCTGCACCACGTGACCCGCATGTTAATGATGATAACATACAACAAGCGCTCAcattgaattttttttttcaacaAATCATACAACGGAACGATTCTGGTAAAGGAGATACATTCCACAATAACTCATAACCATGGCCGCCTATAATAATAACATCTACTCCGTATTTTTCGAAGGAtgatggaatatatggagttttTTTTTTGACGGGATGGAATATACGGAGTTCACCACCATTGATGTTTTATAACTTATACTTCTTCATGTACTCGCGGAATATGACTCGGTCAAAAATGGGTCTAT is from Triticum aestivum cultivar Chinese Spring chromosome 3A, IWGSC CS RefSeq v2.1, whole genome shotgun sequence and encodes:
- the LOC123062254 gene encoding external alternative NAD(P)H-ubiquinone oxidoreductase B3, mitochondrial is translated as MSTGGASLVRRALEAVRRTPRWQKRLVVLTVGAGTLSYACQDNRVLQISDGTGGKKKVVILGTGWAGASFLRNIDTSLYDVHVVSPRNYFMFTPLLPSVTCGTVEARSIVEPIRNIVRKRGGAFRFWEAECYKIDPKSKKIHCKSGDGTNADANGEFVVDYDYLVVTVGAKPNTFNTPGVAENCHFLKEVEDAQKIRKSVMKCFERAALPNLTDEERKKNVHFVVIGGGPTGVEFAAELHDFVNEDLAKLYPDVKKYVNISVIEAGEHILTMFDKRITNFAEDKFKRTGIDLKTNFKVVKVSDKTITMSNPLTGEIAVPYGLAVWSTGIGTRPIIMDFMKQVGQANRRVLATDEWLRVLGCDNVYALGDCATISQRKVMEDVDSIFRVADKDNSGTLSVKNIKNVLGDIYQRYPQVELYLKTNQMKGFHDLLKDKETEELNIEEFKKALAQVDSQVKMLPATAQVAAQEGAYLADCFNRMNTCEENPEGPLRIRGAGRHRFKPFRYRHLGQFAPLGGEQTAAQLPGDWVHVGHSTQWLWYSVYASKQFSWRTRMLVVTDWGRRFLFGRDSSSL